The Bacteroidota bacterium genome has a window encoding:
- a CDS encoding OmpA family protein, translating into MKIRLSGHTDSDGEDGYNLKLSESRARAVMDYLISQAIDAKRINSAGMGNQGHAAPMTRTKAKP; encoded by the coding sequence TTGAAGATTCGATTGTCCGGGCATACCGACAGCGACGGCGAAGATGGCTACAACTTGAAGCTTTCGGAGAGCCGTGCCCGTGCCGTGATGGATTACCTCATCAGTCAGGCGATTGATGCTAAGCGCATCAACTCAGCTGGAATGGGGAATCAAGGCCATGCAGCACCAATGACACGGACGAAGGCAAAGCCTTGA
- a CDS encoding FAD-dependent oxidoreductase translates to MKISLVESIHNTTAWQHPRPNLPTVIIVGCGVSGLTTAIVLQRAGYRVRIHTREMPADTTSAVAAAIWFPYKTGPLEAVNRWSRATYRVLETLSENPETGVKMVQFTEFVQSKESAWWLDAIPEGRWRNATAAELTDGQPMGFVMDVPMIETPIYLPYLLETFRQGGGEIQLGEIQNLADLHSESPIVINCTGLGAKELANDPTLYPIRGQLVKIARQANIPFVSADSMDGAELFEATYIFPRTHDIVLGGTAVAGESSWEWDEDLGNRIIDRCRRLVPDLGEVEILDKVVGLRPGRATIRLEWDGEFVHNYGHGGAGYTVSWGCAEAVLALLNGLELH, encoded by the coding sequence TTGAAAATCAGCCTTGTAGAATCGATCCATAACACAACTGCATGGCAACACCCGCGGCCCAATCTTCCAACTGTGATCATCGTCGGCTGTGGCGTTTCTGGCCTCACGACTGCGATCGTGTTGCAACGCGCGGGCTATCGTGTGCGCATCCATACGCGGGAAATGCCTGCGGACACGACCTCGGCGGTCGCGGCCGCGATCTGGTTTCCCTACAAAACAGGGCCTTTGGAAGCGGTGAACCGCTGGAGTCGAGCGACTTACAGGGTTTTGGAAACCTTGTCAGAAAATCCGGAAACGGGCGTCAAGATGGTCCAATTTACGGAGTTTGTGCAGTCTAAGGAGTCGGCTTGGTGGCTCGACGCGATTCCGGAAGGAAGATGGCGCAATGCCACTGCTGCCGAATTGACCGATGGACAGCCCATGGGCTTTGTGATGGACGTTCCCATGATTGAAACGCCGATTTACTTGCCCTATCTACTGGAAACGTTCCGCCAAGGCGGCGGGGAAATTCAGCTCGGAGAGATTCAAAATCTAGCGGATTTGCATTCAGAATCACCCATCGTCATCAATTGCACTGGCCTGGGAGCCAAGGAATTGGCAAATGACCCAACGCTTTATCCGATTCGGGGACAATTGGTAAAAATTGCCCGGCAGGCCAACATTCCATTCGTTTCTGCAGATTCAATGGACGGAGCTGAATTATTTGAGGCCACTTACATCTTTCCGCGTACCCATGACATCGTCTTGGGTGGCACGGCGGTGGCTGGAGAATCTTCGTGGGAATGGGATGAGGATTTGGGGAATCGCATCATCGACCGTTGCCGAAGGTTGGTTCCCGACCTTGGTGAAGTGGAAATTTTGGACAAGGTCGTCGGATTACGGCCGGGCCGAGCAACCATCCGCCTCGAGTGGGACGGCGAATTTGTTCACAATTACGGCCACGGAGGCGCTGGATACACCGTTTCATGGGGTTGTGCGGAGGCGGTGCTAGCCTTGCTCAATGGGTTAGAATTGCATTAA